Proteins from a genomic interval of Anomalospiza imberbis isolate Cuckoo-Finch-1a 21T00152 chromosome 18, ASM3175350v1, whole genome shotgun sequence:
- the LOC137484907 gene encoding glutathione S-transferase theta-1-like, translating to MGLELYLDLLSQPCRALYIFARSNNIPFEFKRVQLAQGQHKTEEFRKVNVLMKVPALRDGSFTLAESIAILLYLVQKFKTPDHWYPSDLQKRARVDEYLSWQHVNIRAKGSKLFLSKVLLPLITGQPLPPEKLEFATEELNVALKQFEEKFLQDKPFIAGSEVSLADLVALVELMQPVCAGYDLFEERPKLTEWRRRVEEAVGKELFQEAHKEIMNVKNLTADQFAPELMENFKQQLLKQN from the exons atggggctggagctgtaCCTGGACCTGCTCTCGCAGCCCTGCCGGGCGCTCTACATCTTCGCCCGGAGCAACAACATCCCCTTCGAGTTCAAGCGGGtgcagctggctcagg ggcagcacaagacaGAGGAGTTCCGGAAGGTGAATGTCCTGATGAAGGTGCCTGCACTGAGGGATGGTTCTTTCACCTTAGCAGAGAG CATTGCAATCCTCCTGTACCTGGTCCAGAAATTCAAGACTCCTGATCACTGGTACCCATCTGACCTGCAAAAAAGGGCTAGGGTTGATGAGTacctgtcctggcagcatgTCAACATCCGTGCGAAGGGGAGCAAGTTGTTCTTAAGCAAG gtgctgctgcctctcATCACAGGCCAGCCGCTTCCTCCAGAGAAGCTGGAGTTTGCTACTGAGGAGCTGAACGTTGCCCTGAAGCAGTTTGAGGAGAAGTTCTTGCAGGACAAGCCCTTCATCGCAGGCAGCGAGGTCTCCCTGGCAGACCTCGTAGCGCTGGTGGAGCTCATGCAG cccgTGTGTGCTGGTTACGACCTGTTTGAGGAGAGGCCGAAGTTAACGGAGTGGCGCAGGCGGGTGGAAGAAGCTGTGGGGAAGGAGCTCTTCCAGGAAGCCCACAAGGAGATCATGAACGTTAAGAACTTGACTGCTGATCAGTTTGCACCTGAGTTGATGGAGAATTTCAAGCAGCAGCTCCTAAAGCAGAACTAG